One Mycobacterium marseillense DNA window includes the following coding sequences:
- a CDS encoding acyl-CoA dehydrogenase family protein, with translation MDFDYTPEQDQLRKDYRTRLEAVMTPERRAAVANLTEGGAAMTECRRALGEAGLLGVAWPAEYGGGGLTALEQYIFSEEARKVNAPLPFVTLNTVGPTLIQYGTEEQKAKFLPAILKGTVDFAIGYSEPGAGSDLASLRTTAVRDGNEFVINGSKMFTSGAEFADYIWLAARTDPTVKKHKGITLFIVPTDSPGFSWKPLHTMPGVSTYYTFYDDVRVPESAIVLGENQGWTLVTNQLNLERAALGNLGALEPLFIKTLKWASTTPLDEGMVIDQPWVRQALARVEAQVAAYRLLNLRVNATMSSGALGMGEASAAKVFGTELTQQVARELLEVVGQAGVRKGSAAPLKGELESAYRLAVINTFGGGANELQRDIIAMAGLGMPRAPRDARASGKGKST, from the coding sequence ATGGACTTCGACTACACGCCTGAACAGGATCAGCTCCGAAAGGACTACCGGACCCGACTCGAGGCCGTGATGACCCCGGAGCGCCGCGCCGCCGTGGCCAACCTCACCGAGGGCGGTGCCGCGATGACCGAGTGCAGGCGTGCTCTCGGCGAGGCCGGGCTACTCGGAGTCGCCTGGCCGGCTGAATACGGTGGTGGCGGGCTGACCGCGCTGGAGCAGTACATCTTCTCGGAGGAGGCGCGGAAGGTCAACGCGCCGTTGCCGTTTGTCACCCTGAATACCGTAGGCCCCACGCTCATTCAGTACGGCACCGAGGAGCAAAAGGCCAAGTTCCTCCCGGCGATCCTCAAGGGCACCGTCGATTTCGCGATCGGCTACTCGGAGCCGGGCGCCGGCAGCGACCTCGCGTCGCTACGTACCACCGCGGTACGCGATGGCAACGAGTTCGTCATCAACGGTTCCAAGATGTTCACCAGCGGTGCGGAGTTCGCCGACTACATCTGGCTGGCGGCACGCACCGACCCAACCGTCAAGAAGCACAAGGGAATCACCCTGTTCATCGTGCCGACCGACTCACCCGGCTTCTCCTGGAAGCCGCTACACACGATGCCGGGGGTGTCCACCTACTACACCTTCTACGATGACGTCCGGGTACCCGAGAGCGCCATCGTGCTCGGCGAAAACCAGGGCTGGACGCTCGTGACGAACCAACTCAACCTAGAACGCGCCGCCCTGGGCAATCTCGGTGCCCTGGAGCCGCTGTTCATCAAGACGCTCAAATGGGCATCGACGACACCGCTCGACGAAGGCATGGTCATCGACCAGCCCTGGGTGCGGCAGGCCCTGGCCCGAGTCGAAGCGCAAGTCGCCGCCTACCGCCTGCTGAACCTGCGCGTCAACGCGACCATGAGCTCGGGCGCACTCGGGATGGGCGAGGCCTCCGCGGCAAAGGTATTCGGCACCGAGCTCACCCAGCAGGTCGCCCGCGAACTGCTCGAAGTGGTGGGACAAGCCGGTGTGCGCAAGGGCTCGGCGGCGCCGCTCAAGGGCGAGTTGGAGAGCGCATACCGCCTGGCGGTCATCAACACGTTCGGCGGCGGAGCCAACGAGCTTCAACGCGACATCATCGCTATGGCCGGCCTTGGGATGCCCCGCGCACCCCGAGACGCGCGGGCCTCCGGAAAGGGGAAATCCACGTGA
- a CDS encoding cytochrome P450 translates to MSATQSQIASDNPVDFDPFSDDFFNGAFDTYRRLRDSAPVYYNAKWDFWALTRYDDVAPATKDHKTFSSAKGATLDMVKAHDDALPVPKVIISMDPPEHQKMRRLVSNVFTPRAIAALEDMVREKVYERIDALDPTSFDVVADFSALFPNEVITTMLGVPKQDRDQIRLWLDLLLERRPGEIATTAEGYEASTKTGIYYYNLVQKRRAEPRDDMISRLIETEIERDGQVEKLTDVDITGFATMLGGAGAETVTKLVGNAMVAFADFPDQWQKLQEDRAKIPAAIEELLRYEAPSQYQVRTATQDVMLHGKVIPEGSSVLLVTGSATRDERMFPEPDRLDIDRERKMGFNLAFGYGVHSCLGAALARMESRIALEALLDLLPEYEVDRSGLRRVAMSNVCGWSNVPVRKTD, encoded by the coding sequence ATGAGCGCAACGCAGTCACAGATTGCGTCGGATAACCCTGTCGACTTTGACCCGTTTTCGGACGACTTCTTCAACGGGGCGTTCGACACCTACCGGCGCCTGCGCGACTCGGCCCCCGTCTATTACAACGCAAAGTGGGACTTTTGGGCCCTGACCCGCTATGACGACGTCGCGCCCGCCACCAAGGATCACAAAACCTTCTCGTCTGCTAAGGGCGCCACCCTCGACATGGTCAAGGCGCACGACGACGCGCTGCCGGTCCCCAAAGTGATCATCTCGATGGACCCCCCCGAACACCAGAAGATGCGCAGGCTGGTAAGCAACGTCTTCACCCCGCGCGCCATCGCCGCGCTGGAAGACATGGTGCGCGAGAAGGTTTACGAGCGCATCGATGCGCTCGACCCAACGTCCTTCGACGTGGTGGCCGACTTCTCGGCCTTGTTTCCGAACGAGGTCATCACCACCATGTTGGGAGTGCCGAAGCAGGACCGCGACCAGATTCGGCTCTGGCTCGATCTGCTGCTCGAACGTCGACCGGGCGAGATCGCCACCACCGCCGAGGGTTACGAAGCCTCGACGAAGACTGGCATCTACTACTACAACCTGGTGCAGAAGCGTCGGGCCGAACCCCGCGACGACATGATCAGCCGTCTCATCGAGACCGAGATCGAGCGAGACGGACAGGTTGAGAAGCTCACCGACGTGGATATCACCGGGTTCGCAACGATGCTCGGGGGAGCGGGCGCGGAGACCGTCACCAAGCTCGTCGGCAATGCCATGGTCGCCTTCGCCGACTTTCCCGACCAGTGGCAGAAGTTGCAGGAGGACCGCGCCAAGATCCCTGCGGCAATCGAAGAGTTGTTGCGTTACGAGGCGCCGTCGCAGTACCAAGTCCGTACGGCCACTCAGGACGTGATGTTGCACGGCAAGGTAATTCCCGAAGGAAGCTCCGTCTTGCTGGTCACGGGATCGGCGACGCGCGATGAGCGAATGTTCCCCGAACCCGACCGGCTGGACATCGACAGGGAGCGCAAGATGGGCTTCAATCTCGCGTTCGGGTACGGCGTGCACAGCTGCTTGGGGGCGGCGCTCGCGAGGATGGAGAGCCGCATCGCGCTGGAGGCGCTGCTCGATCTCCTCCCCGAGTACGAAGTCGATCGCAGCGGGTTGCGGCGGGTGGCGATGTCCAACGTGTGTGGGTGGTCGAATGTGCCGGTGCGCAAAACGGACTGA
- a CDS encoding Zn-ribbon domain-containing OB-fold protein, giving the protein MATRLAPSISPDTEFFWSGLEDHKLLIQRCADCKTLRVPPRPMCGNCQSLNWDSIESTGCGTVYSFVMPQYPPLPFLQYPYVVALIELDEGVRIVSNLCDIEPAAIDVGMPVEVFYEKFEAIPSGDELVLHQFRPAR; this is encoded by the coding sequence ATGGCGACCAGACTCGCTCCGTCGATCAGCCCGGACACCGAATTCTTTTGGTCGGGCCTTGAGGACCATAAGCTGCTGATCCAGCGATGCGCCGACTGCAAGACGTTGCGGGTGCCGCCCCGCCCGATGTGTGGGAATTGCCAGTCACTCAACTGGGATTCCATCGAATCAACCGGGTGCGGAACGGTTTACAGCTTCGTGATGCCGCAATACCCGCCACTCCCCTTCCTCCAATACCCCTATGTCGTGGCACTGATAGAGCTTGACGAAGGCGTCCGCATCGTGTCGAACCTGTGCGATATCGAACCGGCAGCCATCGACGTCGGGATGCCCGTCGAGGTCTTCTACGAGAAGTTCGAAGCAATCCCGAGCGGGGACGAGCTGGTGCTGCACCAGTTCCGGCCCGCGCGCTGA
- a CDS encoding lipid-transfer protein: MNNGIGGKAALAGIGQTEFSKESGRSEMQLACEAVKAAIDDAGLRPADIDGMVTFSVDDNEEIEVARNAGIRDLTFFTRVPHGGGAAAGTVMQAAMAVATGVAEAVVCYRAFNERSGFRFGGAGRQAGVTPLWMAPYAPFGFMTPAAWVALHAQRYMTTYGVTNADFGKISVIDRKHAANNPDAWFYQKPITIEQHQQSRWIIEPVLRLLDCCQESDGGVAMVVTSVERARDLAQPPAVIAAAAQGAAYDGEVMTSYYREEITGLPEMGVVGDKLWRDSGLKPQDISTAFLYDHFTPFVFTQLEELGFCGRGEAKDFVSVEELSLGGRMPINTNGGLLGEAYIHGMNGITEGVRQVRGTSHNQVDNVEHVLVTSGTGVPTSGLILAPDR, translated from the coding sequence ATGAACAACGGTATCGGCGGCAAAGCCGCCCTCGCCGGGATCGGCCAAACCGAGTTCTCCAAAGAATCCGGCCGCAGTGAAATGCAACTGGCCTGCGAGGCAGTCAAAGCCGCCATCGACGACGCCGGCCTTCGTCCCGCCGACATCGACGGCATGGTCACCTTCAGCGTCGACGACAACGAGGAGATCGAGGTCGCGCGCAATGCCGGCATCCGGGATTTGACGTTCTTCACCAGGGTCCCACACGGCGGTGGCGCGGCCGCGGGAACCGTCATGCAGGCCGCCATGGCGGTCGCGACCGGCGTGGCAGAGGCGGTGGTGTGCTACCGCGCGTTCAACGAACGTTCCGGATTCCGCTTTGGGGGCGCCGGCCGTCAAGCGGGCGTAACGCCACTATGGATGGCCCCCTATGCGCCGTTTGGATTCATGACACCGGCCGCCTGGGTCGCCTTGCACGCCCAGCGCTACATGACCACCTACGGCGTTACCAACGCCGATTTCGGCAAGATCTCGGTCATCGACCGCAAGCATGCCGCGAACAATCCCGACGCCTGGTTTTACCAGAAGCCGATAACCATTGAGCAGCACCAACAATCGCGGTGGATCATCGAGCCCGTGCTGAGACTGCTCGACTGCTGTCAAGAAAGCGACGGGGGCGTCGCCATGGTGGTGACCAGCGTCGAGCGAGCGCGCGACCTGGCCCAGCCGCCCGCCGTCATTGCGGCCGCCGCGCAAGGCGCCGCCTACGATGGCGAGGTGATGACCAGCTACTACCGCGAGGAGATCACGGGCCTTCCCGAAATGGGTGTCGTCGGCGACAAGCTGTGGCGGGATTCGGGCCTTAAACCGCAAGACATTTCGACGGCCTTCCTCTACGACCATTTCACGCCTTTCGTCTTTACCCAACTCGAGGAGCTCGGATTCTGCGGACGCGGGGAAGCCAAGGACTTCGTCTCGGTCGAGGAATTGTCGCTGGGTGGCCGGATGCCGATCAACACCAATGGCGGACTGCTCGGTGAGGCCTACATCCACGGCATGAACGGCATCACCGAGGGTGTCCGCCAGGTGCGGGGCACGTCCCATAATCAGGTTGACAACGTCGAACACGTGCTTGTCACGTCGGGTACCGGTGTTCCGACGAGCGGGCTGATCCTCGCACCCGATCGCTGA
- a CDS encoding MaoC family dehydratase, with translation MTSTVDRTTTLAWNSIKVGDEVTPMDVPVTTTLIVAGAIASRDYMPVHHDRDFANSQGSKDIFLNILTTNGLCAKFLHDWAGPEAMIKKLSIRLGVPAYPNDPMRFTGSVTDKSSADGEGFIEVTFKGTNSLGDHVSGTAVLSLLEGVDA, from the coding sequence ATGACCTCCACCGTCGACCGCACCACCACGCTGGCGTGGAACTCCATCAAGGTGGGCGACGAAGTCACGCCGATGGACGTTCCGGTGACCACCACACTGATCGTCGCCGGCGCCATCGCATCCCGTGACTACATGCCCGTACACCATGATCGCGATTTCGCGAATTCCCAGGGATCGAAGGACATTTTCTTGAATATCCTGACGACCAACGGACTTTGCGCGAAGTTCCTGCATGACTGGGCGGGCCCCGAGGCGATGATCAAGAAATTATCCATCCGTCTCGGTGTGCCGGCATACCCGAACGACCCGATGCGATTCACGGGATCCGTCACGGACAAATCGTCGGCCGACGGCGAAGGATTCATCGAGGTCACCTTCAAGGGCACCAACAGCCTTGGCGATCACGTCTCCGGGACCGCGGTACTCAGCCTGCTCGAAGGCGTGGATGCATGA
- a CDS encoding cytochrome P450, whose product MHSPDFYAGDPYPAYRELRNTTPVVWNDVTNFWALLKYEDVRYVSGHPLTFSSTKGITIPDPSQPEPVQEGNLIFTDPPRHRQLRKLINSGFTRRQVQLLEPKVRQIVKGIIDSIDPSRDYEFAEEIAAPLPTRMIAEMLGAPPEDWEQFRAWSDAAVGTADPDIELDSIVALGELYEYFTKLIGARRSGEVSGQDDLLSILAAAEVDGERLSDADLLNFSFLLLVAGNETTRNLIALGTLALIDHPDQFALLRSNPSLLPSAVEEMLRYTSPVTHMARHATEDIEIRGQQIKAGDTVVMLYGAANRDEEIFGPTCEEFDITRNPNPHIAFGAGEHACLGAQLARLEARVMFEVLLGAYPTIELTGDVSRLRATMVPGVKRMPVRLGANN is encoded by the coding sequence TTGCACTCTCCGGACTTCTACGCCGGCGATCCCTACCCGGCCTACCGGGAACTCCGCAACACGACGCCAGTGGTGTGGAACGACGTCACCAACTTCTGGGCGCTATTGAAGTACGAGGATGTCCGCTACGTTTCGGGCCACCCACTCACCTTCTCGTCGACGAAGGGCATCACGATTCCGGATCCCAGCCAGCCTGAACCCGTTCAGGAAGGCAACCTCATTTTCACCGACCCTCCCCGCCACCGGCAGCTCCGCAAGCTCATCAACTCCGGCTTCACCCGCCGGCAGGTGCAGTTGCTCGAGCCCAAGGTGCGCCAGATCGTGAAGGGCATCATCGACAGTATCGACCCATCGCGAGATTACGAGTTCGCCGAGGAGATTGCCGCGCCTCTTCCCACCCGGATGATCGCAGAGATGCTAGGTGCCCCGCCCGAAGACTGGGAGCAATTCCGCGCGTGGTCGGACGCGGCGGTCGGCACCGCCGACCCAGACATCGAGCTGGACTCGATCGTCGCGCTCGGTGAACTCTATGAATACTTCACCAAGCTCATCGGTGCGCGGCGCTCCGGCGAGGTCAGCGGGCAGGATGATCTGCTGAGCATCCTGGCTGCGGCCGAGGTCGATGGCGAGCGGCTGTCCGATGCGGATCTGCTCAACTTCTCCTTCTTGCTGTTGGTCGCCGGCAACGAAACCACGCGCAACCTCATCGCATTGGGCACGTTGGCCCTGATCGACCACCCCGACCAGTTCGCGCTGCTCCGATCGAACCCATCGCTGCTACCCAGCGCGGTCGAGGAGATGCTGAGATACACCAGCCCGGTCACCCACATGGCCCGCCACGCCACCGAGGACATCGAGATCCGCGGCCAACAGATCAAGGCCGGCGACACCGTCGTCATGCTCTACGGCGCCGCCAATCGCGACGAAGAGATCTTCGGGCCCACCTGCGAAGAGTTCGATATCACCCGTAATCCCAACCCTCACATAGCATTCGGAGCCGGTGAGCACGCCTGTCTTGGCGCGCAGCTCGCCCGCCTGGAAGCCCGGGTGATGTTCGAGGTGCTGCTGGGCGCTTATCCCACGATCGAGCTCACCGGCGACGTGTCACGACTTCGCGCCACCATGGTGCCCGGCGTGAAACGCATGCCGGTCCGGCTGGGAGCGAACAACTGA
- a CDS encoding acyl-CoA dehydrogenase family protein yields the protein MDFSFTEEQETVGKVARQLFEHRATPEHLTELDSGENRFDPALWRELASSDLLGIALPESVGGSGGSFLDLGVLLAEVGWSVAPVPVYATLVLGADTIARHGDSTIQRRYLPKVVEGSTILTAALLEPGSSDPAAPRTTARPDGDAWILDGAKELVPAAQLADAIVVSAHADDGPGLFVVETATEGVLVTPAEITNGEPYADVEFTGAVGHRLNKAGGRDAVDSLYTRALVGLCAMQVGVTERALKIAASYTSQREQFGRPIGSFQAVQQRLADAFIDVEAIRWTTWHAAWLIADGRPAAREAAIAKFWAAEAGARVVASAQQVHGGMGIDVTYPLHRYFLWAKQIELSLGSAPQQLARLGAAYSEGNT from the coding sequence ATGGATTTTTCCTTCACCGAAGAACAAGAGACCGTCGGCAAGGTGGCCCGCCAGCTCTTCGAGCACCGCGCCACGCCCGAACACCTCACCGAGTTGGATTCGGGCGAGAATCGTTTCGACCCCGCGCTATGGCGTGAGCTGGCGTCGTCGGACTTGCTGGGCATCGCGCTACCCGAATCCGTCGGCGGCAGCGGTGGCAGCTTCCTCGACCTCGGCGTGCTGCTCGCGGAAGTGGGCTGGAGCGTCGCGCCAGTGCCTGTCTATGCGACCTTGGTGCTCGGCGCGGATACGATTGCGCGGCATGGTGACTCGACCATTCAGCGGCGGTACCTACCGAAGGTGGTGGAGGGAAGCACGATCCTGACCGCCGCGCTCCTCGAACCGGGAAGCTCCGACCCGGCCGCCCCACGCACCACCGCACGGCCCGATGGCGACGCCTGGATCTTGGACGGCGCCAAGGAGCTCGTGCCCGCCGCGCAGCTTGCCGACGCCATCGTGGTTTCGGCACACGCCGACGACGGGCCGGGCCTGTTCGTCGTCGAGACGGCTACCGAGGGCGTCCTAGTCACACCGGCCGAAATCACCAACGGCGAGCCCTACGCCGACGTCGAATTCACTGGTGCCGTCGGGCACCGACTCAACAAAGCCGGCGGCCGGGATGCCGTCGACTCGCTGTACACTCGGGCGCTCGTCGGACTCTGCGCCATGCAGGTCGGCGTGACCGAGCGGGCGTTGAAGATCGCCGCAAGCTACACGAGCCAACGCGAGCAGTTCGGTAGGCCGATCGGCTCATTTCAGGCCGTGCAGCAGCGGCTGGCCGATGCGTTCATCGACGTCGAGGCGATACGGTGGACCACCTGGCACGCGGCGTGGCTGATCGCGGATGGCCGACCCGCGGCCCGCGAGGCCGCCATCGCCAAGTTCTGGGCGGCCGAAGCCGGAGCGCGGGTCGTCGCGTCGGCACAACAGGTCCACGGCGGTATGGGCATCGACGTCACCTACCCGCTTCACCGCTATTTCCTGTGGGCCAAGCAAATCGAACTGTCGCTGGGATCGGCCCCTCAACAACTCGCCCGTCTCGGCGCCGCATACTCGGAAGGAAACACATGA
- a CDS encoding TetR/AcrR family transcriptional regulator, whose product MTHATAVDTREVLISAAFACFRTHGLRKTTIVDIARVADVSRSTFYEYFRDKETIVEACAEAASQGFYRRLAKAIDRHGGSTLEEKLVRAGVFVTQARRVVEPESYFDQDEVSLMLTKNASTLLRECSEFLAPYVSAARLTGEVRSDLDVRSATEWFARMLFSLFTTPSPYLDMSDDTAVAAFVRAYVVRGFLNAGRRGAMRVNLAAAGDST is encoded by the coding sequence ATGACGCACGCGACGGCCGTCGACACACGCGAGGTGCTCATCTCGGCGGCGTTCGCCTGCTTCCGGACGCACGGATTGCGGAAGACGACGATCGTCGACATCGCACGTGTCGCAGATGTATCCAGAAGCACCTTCTACGAGTACTTCCGGGACAAGGAGACGATTGTCGAGGCCTGCGCGGAGGCGGCGTCTCAGGGCTTCTATCGCAGGCTGGCCAAGGCGATCGACCGCCACGGCGGTAGCACCCTGGAGGAAAAATTGGTCCGGGCGGGCGTTTTCGTCACTCAAGCCCGCCGGGTGGTGGAACCGGAGTCGTATTTCGACCAGGACGAAGTCAGCCTGATGTTGACCAAGAATGCGTCGACCCTGCTGCGGGAATGCAGCGAATTCCTCGCACCGTATGTGTCGGCCGCACGACTGACGGGCGAGGTCCGCAGTGACCTTGATGTGCGGTCGGCAACGGAATGGTTTGCGCGGATGCTGTTCTCGCTGTTCACCACTCCTTCGCCCTACCTCGACATGAGCGATGACACGGCGGTCGCGGCCTTCGTACGGGCATACGTAGTGCGCGGTTTCCTGAACGCCGGGCGCCGGGGCGCGATGCGGGTCAACCTGGCCGCCGCAGGAGACTCGACTTAG
- a CDS encoding FAS1-like dehydratase domain-containing protein, with amino-acid sequence MTELAKDDLRERLDALIGTPTDGVGRPSRAPDPVNAAMIRHWAYALDDMNPAYLDPEFAENSRYGALVSPPVMLQSWTMPPPKLAGIHERGGVPIEIKTNPLQFLSDAGYTGIIATNSEFEIERYPRVGDVITGETVFDSISDEKTTAMGNGFFVTWVTTYRDQNGEVIGRQWFRTLRFKTGS; translated from the coding sequence GTGACAGAGCTAGCCAAAGACGACCTGCGCGAGCGCCTCGACGCGTTGATCGGGACGCCCACCGACGGAGTCGGCAGACCCTCCCGCGCCCCTGATCCGGTGAACGCCGCGATGATCCGGCACTGGGCGTACGCGTTGGACGACATGAATCCCGCCTACCTTGATCCCGAGTTCGCAGAGAACTCCCGCTACGGTGCCCTGGTTTCCCCGCCGGTGATGTTGCAGAGCTGGACGATGCCTCCGCCCAAGCTCGCCGGCATCCATGAGCGCGGCGGCGTGCCGATCGAGATCAAGACGAATCCGCTGCAATTCCTGTCCGACGCGGGCTACACGGGCATCATCGCGACAAACTCGGAGTTCGAGATCGAACGCTATCCCCGCGTCGGCGACGTGATCACCGGTGAGACGGTTTTCGACTCGATCTCCGACGAGAAGACGACCGCGATGGGCAACGGATTCTTCGTCACGTGGGTGACCACCTACCGCGATCAGAACGGCGAAGTCATCGGCCGCCAATGGTTCCGCACGCTGCGATTCAAGACGGGAAGCTGA
- a CDS encoding aldehyde dehydrogenase family protein: MAGSRSLLEAYGHYIGGQWTDPDSGRYDVVNPATEAVIQTAPDASVAQVRQAVAAARSAFDTGPWPAAAPAERARCLQQLSDALMARDEEVYELAQAEWGCSANERLIHVDGPAFMVGHAAQLATEPAEAPMDAWGAAGTTLLRYEPLGVVAAMTPWNFPHTLNVMKLGAALAAGNTLVLKPSPLTPLAGLALARIIDEDTDIPPGVVNVVTPTSVEASRSLTLDPRVDMVSFTGSSAVGRDVMAGAATTMKRVLLECGGKSATILLPDVDVSDDLLERLLFEGCTMHAGQACILNSRLLLPEAIHDEVVDRLAALSRGVVIGDPVDPAVTMGPLISREHLDRVEGFVKRAEADGATVVAGGARPKDLSSGFYFEPTILTDASADSYIAQEEVFGPVLTVLRYRDDDDAVTIANNSSYGLGGAVWGSDIDRAVAIARRIRTGQVSVNGTIPGDAPFGGFKQSGIGREGGVMGLRAYMEPKAIGIPA; the protein is encoded by the coding sequence ATGGCTGGGTCGCGTTCGCTCCTCGAGGCATACGGTCACTACATCGGCGGCCAGTGGACCGACCCGGACAGCGGACGCTACGACGTCGTCAATCCCGCCACCGAGGCGGTGATCCAAACGGCGCCCGACGCGAGCGTGGCGCAGGTCCGGCAGGCGGTCGCCGCGGCCAGGTCCGCCTTCGATACGGGTCCGTGGCCCGCGGCCGCGCCCGCGGAACGGGCCCGATGCCTGCAACAACTCAGCGATGCGCTGATGGCCAGGGACGAGGAGGTCTACGAACTCGCGCAGGCTGAGTGGGGTTGTTCCGCAAACGAACGGCTGATTCACGTCGACGGACCGGCATTCATGGTCGGCCATGCCGCTCAGCTCGCCACGGAGCCCGCCGAGGCGCCGATGGATGCGTGGGGGGCCGCGGGCACCACGCTGCTGCGCTACGAACCGCTCGGTGTGGTGGCGGCCATGACGCCGTGGAACTTCCCGCACACCCTCAACGTCATGAAGCTGGGCGCGGCACTGGCGGCGGGAAATACGCTGGTGCTCAAGCCTTCGCCGCTGACACCGCTGGCAGGGCTGGCGTTGGCGCGAATCATCGACGAGGACACGGACATTCCCCCCGGCGTCGTCAACGTGGTGACGCCGACCAGCGTCGAAGCCAGCAGGAGCCTGACCTTGGATCCGAGGGTCGACATGGTGAGCTTCACCGGTAGCTCTGCCGTCGGCCGCGACGTGATGGCAGGCGCGGCGACCACGATGAAGCGCGTTCTGCTGGAATGCGGGGGCAAGTCGGCGACCATCCTGCTGCCCGACGTCGACGTCAGCGACGACCTGTTGGAACGGCTGTTGTTCGAGGGATGCACGATGCATGCCGGTCAAGCCTGCATTCTCAACAGCAGGTTGCTGCTGCCCGAGGCGATCCACGACGAGGTGGTGGACCGGCTCGCCGCACTGTCCCGCGGGGTCGTGATCGGCGATCCCGTCGATCCGGCGGTCACCATGGGTCCGTTGATCAGCCGCGAGCACCTCGACCGTGTCGAGGGATTCGTCAAACGCGCCGAAGCCGACGGCGCGACCGTCGTGGCCGGGGGAGCCCGCCCGAAGGATCTGAGCAGCGGTTTCTATTTCGAGCCAACGATACTCACCGACGCATCCGCCGATTCGTACATCGCGCAGGAGGAGGTGTTCGGTCCCGTGCTGACCGTGTTGCGGTATCGCGACGACGACGACGCGGTGACCATCGCCAACAATTCGTCCTACGGGCTCGGCGGGGCGGTGTGGGGAAGCGACATCGACCGTGCGGTGGCCATCGCCCGCCGGATCAGGACCGGACAGGTTTCGGTCAACGGCACGATCCCCGGCGACGCGCCGTTCGGAGGCTTCAAGCAGAGCGGCATCGGTCGGGAGGGCGGCGTGATGGGACTGCGGGCCTACATGGAGCCCAAGGCCATCGGGATACCCGCGTGA